GGGGGGGGCtttgtgtcccctcccccccctccccaaatccgGGAccacccctccccaaatccccccgagaccccccaaaaacccctctgAGACCCCCaagacccccccaaatcccccccaggaCCTCCGAGAGCCCCTCAGGACCCCCCTGGGACCTCCGAGAtcttcccaaatccccccaaaacccctctgaGACCCCCaagacccccccaaaatccccccaggacccccgaGAGCCCCTCAGGACCCCCCTGGGACCCCTAAAAACCCCCCTCGAATCCCCCCCAGGACCTCCGAGAgcccctcaggaccccccaagacccccccaaaaatcccccaggaCCCCCGAGAGCCCTTCAGGACCCCCCTGGGATCCCCaagacccccccaaatccccccagcagcccctcaggacccccaagacccccccccaaaatccccccaggacccccgagagcccctcaggacccccctgggacccccaagacccccccaaatccccctcaggacccccctgggacccccaagacccccccaaatccccccccaaaacccctctgaGACCCCCaagaccccccccaaatcccccccgcccccctccCGGAGCCGCTGGACCCACACGcacacccccccccctcccctcccccaccccggTGCTTTGGGGGGTCCCTGTaggacccccccccctcccctcccccccccgtgctgtcccctcccccaCATAAAGCGCTCTGAAAGCACCGCGGGCTGCGGCTGTCcactggggacagcggggacattggggacatctggggacattggggacatttggggacatcattggggacattggggacacttggggacactggggacattggggacattggggacagcggggacattggggacagcggggacattggggacatctggggggacactgggggacatttggggacatttgggggacattggggacactggggacattggggacattggggggattggggacactaGGGACGTTTGGGACACTGGGAacattggggacagtggggatatttggggacactggggacatttgAGACATTGGGGGCATTGGGGACACGGGATATTTGGGGTGTTGGGGACATTGGAGGGCATTGGGGATATTGGCgacatttggggacactggggacattgggggacattgaggggattggggacactgggtacatttgggacactggggacatttggggtgttggggacactggggacattggggacatttggggacattgaggggattgaggacactggggacatttggggacatttggggacattgagggggttgaggacactggggacatttggggacactggggacactgggggcttggggacatccgggggattggggacactggggggacattgaggggattggggacagtggggacatttGGGGTGAGGGGGACATTGGAGggcattggggacactggggacatttgAGACATCGGGGGaattggggacattgggggacactggggacattggggacattgaaggcattggggacattggggacactggggacattggagATGAGGtttggggggacactggggatatTTGGGAACATTGGGGATTAGGGACATTAGGGGGACACTCGGGgacccctggggacagtggggacactcagggaccCCTGGGgacccctggggacagtggggacactcagggacccctggggacattggggacatcggggacaccgCGACCCCCGCCCGCTCCGCTTCCCCCCCGTTTACGACAGCGCTCCCCCCTCCCACCGCGGCTTTGCGACAGCGGCGCTTGGCGGCcgcgcccggcggcggcggcggcgcttTGCGGCCCGGCCATGGCGGAGGGAgagcgggcggggagcggcggcggcgccggccccgggcggcccccgAGCCCCTCCGACCTCGAGCGGGCCGAGGAGCTCAAGGCCCGCGCCAACGAGTTCTTCAAAGGTACCGGCGGGCAACGGGGGCTACCGGGGAGGGAGCCACGGCGGGGAACGGCGGGGAACGGGGGCTGCCAGATAGGGAGCCACGGCGGGGAATGGGGGCTGCCACATAAGGAGCTACGGGGGATAACGGGGATTAACGGGGGATAACGGGTCTGCCAGATAGGGAGCCACGGCGGTTCACGGCGGCTGCCAGATAGGGAGCCGCGGCAGTTAACGGGGAATAACGGGGGTTGCCAGATAGGGAGCCACGGCGGGGAATGGGGGCTGCCATATAGAGAGCCACGGAGGTTAACGGGGGATAACGGGAGCTGCCAGATAGGGAGCCACGGGGGATAACGGGGATTAACGGGGGATAACGGGAGCTGCCAGATAGGGAGCCACGGCGGCTGCCAGATAGGGAGCCACGGCTGTTAACGGGGAATAACGGGGGCTGCCAGATAGGGAGCCACGGTGCTTAACGGGGATTAACGGGGGATACCGGGTCTGCCAGATAGGGAGCCATGGGGGGCAATGGGGCTGCCAGGTTGGGATCTatgggggctgtggggctgccagATAGTGATCTATAGGGGGAAATGGGGCTGCCAGGTTGGGATCTATGGGGGGCAGTGGGGCTGCCAGATAGTGATCTATGGGGGCTGCCAGGTTGGGATCtatggggggctgtgggggctgcCAGGTTGGGATCtatgggggctgtgggggctgcCGGGTTGGGATCTGTTCCTGTTGATCCCCCACCTTTGGGAGTCTGGTCACTCCTGGCCCTTGGGCTCTGGCCACCCTTAGCCTTGGGGGTCTGGTCACTCCTGACCTTTGGGATGTGGTCAGTTCCACACTTTGTGCTCTGGTCACTCCTGACCTCCGGGATCTGGCCACTCCTGACCCTTGGGATGTGGTCAGTCCCACCCTTTGCGCTCTGGCCACTCCTGACCTCCGGGATCTGGTCATTCCCAGCCTTTGTGCTCTGGTCACTCCTGACCTCTGGGATGTGGTCAGTCCCACCCTTGGCTCTCTGGCCACCCCCACCCTTTGGGATCTGGTCACTCCTGGCCTTTAGGGTCCGGTCACTCCTGACCTTTGCTCTCCGGCCACCCCCACCCTTTGGGATCCAGTCACTCCTGACCTTTGGAATCTGGTCACTCCCATCCTCTGGGATCTGGTCACTCCTGACCTCTGGGATCTGGTCACTCCTAGCCTTTGTGCTCTGGTCACTCCTGACCTTTGGGATGTGGTCAGTCCCACCCTTGGCTCTCTGGCCACCCCCACCCTTTGGGATCTGGCCACTCCTGACCTTTGGAATCTGATCACTCCCATCCTCTGGGATCTGGTCACTCCTGACCTCTGGGATGTGGTCACTCCTGACCTCTGGGATCTGGTCATTCCTGACCTTTGTGCTCTGGTCACTCCTGACCTTTGGGATGTGGTCAGTCCCCACCCTTGGCTCTCTGGCCACCCCCACCCTTTGCACCCCGGCCACTCCTCACTTTTGCCCTCCTGCCCAcccaccccccctccccgccctccctttgccccccgcccgcggccgccccccgccccgacGCGGTGGCTCTGTGTGGCCAGGCAAGGACTACGAGAACGCGGTGAAGCTGTACAGCAGCGCCATCGAGCTGAACCCCTCCAACGCCATCTACTATGGCAACCGCAGCCTGGCCTACCTGCGCACCGAGTGCTACGGCTACGCCCTGGCCGACGCCACGCGCGCCCTCCAGCTGGACGCCAAGTACGTCAAGGGCTACTACCGCCGGGCGGCCAGCAACATGGCCCTGGGCAAGTTCAAGGCTGCCCTGCGCGACTACGAGATGGTGAGACCCAGGGCAGGGAGCCTCGGGGGTGTGCGTGGGGTCAGGCTGTCTGTACTGGGGTCAGCGTGTCCGTCCTGGGGTCAGGGTGTCTGTCCTGGGGTCAGGGTGTCTGTCCTGGGGTCAGTGAGGGTCACCTGGGGTCAGGGTGTCCGTCCTGGGGTCAGGGTGGGTTACCAGCAACATGGCCCTGGGCAAGTTCAAGGCTGCCCTGCGCGACTACGAGATGGTGAGACCCAGGGCAGGGAGCCTCGGGGTGTGCGTGGGGTCAGGGTGTCCGTCCTGGGGTCAGGGTGTCTGTTCTGGGGTCAGTGAGGGTCACCTGGGGTCAGGGTGTCTGTCCTGGGGTCAGTGTGTCCATCCTGGGGTCAGTGAGGGTCACCTGGGGTCAGGGTGTCTGTCCTGGGGTCAGGGTGGGTTACCAGGGTCAGGTTGTCTGTCCTGGGGTCAGGGTGTCCATCCTGGGGTCAGTGTGTCCATCCTGGGGTCAGTGTGTCCATCCTGGGGTCAGCGTGTCTGTCCTGGGGTCAGGGTGTGTGTCCTGGGGTCAGGGTGTCTGTCCTGGGGTCAGGGTGTCTGTCCTGGGGTCAGGGTGGGTTACCAGGGTCAGGCTGTCTGTCCTGGGGTCAGTGAGGGTCACCTGGGGTCAGGGTGTCTGTCCTGGAGTCAGTGTGTCCATCCTGGGGTCAGGGTGTCCATCCTGGGGTCAGGGTGGGTTACCAGCAACATGGCCCTGGGCAAGTTCAAGGCTGCCCTGCGCGACTACGAGATGGTGAGACCCAGGGCAGGGAGCCTCGGGGGTGTGCGTGGGGTTGGTGGGGTCAGTGTGTCCGTCCTGGGGTCAGGGTGTCTGTCCTGTGGTCAGTGTGGGTGATCTGGGGTCAGGGTGTCCGTCCTGGGGTCAGTGTGTCCGTCCTGGGGTCAGTGTGTCCGTCCTGGGGTCAGTGTGGGTTGCCAGGGTCAGCGTGTCCATCCTGGGGTCAGGGTGTCCATCCTGGGGTCAGGGTGGGTGATGTGAGGTCAGTGTGGGTTAGCAGGGTCAGGGTGTCCATCCTGGGGTCGGGGTGGGTTACCAGCAACATGGCCCTGGGCAAGTTCAAGGCTGCCCTGCGCGACTACGAGATGGTGAGACCCGGGCCAGGGAGCCTCGGGGGTGTGCGTGGGGTCAGGGTGTCTGTCCTGGGGTCAGTGAGGGTCACCTGGGGTCAGCATGTCCGTCCTGGGGTCAGGGTGTCTGTCCTGTGGTCAGTGAGGGTCACCTGGGGTCAGGGTGTGTGTCCTGGGGTCAGGGTGTCTGTCCTGGGGTCAGTGAGGGTCACCTGGGGTCAGCATGTCCGTCCTGGGGTCAGGGTGTCTGTCCTGTGGTCAGTGTGGGTGATCTGGGGTCAGGGTGTCCATCCTGGGGTCAGCATGTCCGTCCTGGGGTCAGTGTGTCCGTCCTGGGGTCAGGGTGTCCATCCTGGGGTCAGTGTCTCCATCCTGGGGTCAGTGAGGGTCACCTGGGGTCagtgtgtccctgagtgtccccacGCCCTCAGgccctgtccctgggctgtccccagctgtcaccAGCCCCTGAGGCCCTGTccccgggctgtccctgggctgtccccagcccctcagaccctgtccccagctgtccccagcccctcaggccctgtccccaggctgtccccagctgtccccagcccctcagaCCCTGTCCCCGGGCtgtccctggatgtccccagctgtccccagcccctcaggctgtgtccccgggctgtccccgggctgtccctggctgtccccagctgtccccagcccctcaggccctgtccccaggctgtccccgggctgtccctggctgtccccagctgtccccagcccctcagaccctgtccctggctgtccccagctgtccccagcccctcagaCCCTGTCCCTaggctgtccctgggctgtccccagttgtccccagcccctcaggccctgtccccgggctgtccccgcaGGTGGTGAAGGTGAGGCCCAACGACAAGGACGCCCAGCTCAAGTACCAGGAGTGTCACCGCATTGTCAAGCAGAAGGCCTTCGAGAGGGCCATCGCCAGCGACGAGCACAAACGCTCCGTGGTCGACTCGCTGGACATCGAGAGCATGAGTGAGAccctggggggctcaggggtcacctgggggggctcagggggcacTTGGGGGGGCTTAGGGGTCACCTTGAGGTGCTCAGGAGTTACTTTGGGGGGCTCAGGTGTCatttggggggggtctcaggTGTCACTTTGAGGGGCTCAGGGGTCACTTTGGGGACTCAAGGGTCACATTGAGGTGCTCAGGGGCCACttgggggggggtcaggggtcaCTTAGGGGGGCTCAGGGGTCACTTTGGGGGCTCAGAGGTCACTTTAGGAGGCTCAGGGGTCActtgggggggctcaggggtcaCCTTGAGGTGCTCAGGAGTCACTGGGGGGCTCAGGAGTCATTTGGGGGGGTCTCAGGTGGCACTTTGAGGGGTTCAGGGGTCACCTTGAGGTGCTCAGGGGCCACttgggggggggtcaggggtcaCTTAGGGGGGCTCAGGGGTCACTTGAGGGGATTAGGGGTCACTTTAGGGGTTATGGGGTCATTTTGGGGGCTCAGGGGTCTCCTTGAGGTGCTCAGGGGTCACTTTGGGGGGCTCACcgtgctgtccctgtgctgtccccacgctgtccctgctgtccccccgATGTCACCGTGCTGTCacccgcgctgtccccgctgtccccccgctgtccctgctgtccccccgATGTCACCGTGCTGTCACcgtgctgtccctgtgctgtccccacgctgtccctgctgtcactgcGCTGTCCCCCGcgctgtccccacgctgtccctgctgtccccgcaCTGTCCCcgcactgtccccactgtcaccGCGCTGTCACCgcgctgtccctgctgtcccccgcactgtccccgcgctgtccccactgtcaccGCGCTGTCaccgcgctgtccccgcagccATCGAGGACGAGTACAGCGGCCCCAAGCTGGAGGACGGCAAGGTGACCTTGGCCTTCATGAAGGACCTGATGCAGTGGTACAAGGACCAGAAGAAACTCCACAGGAAATGTGCCTACCAGgtaccccaaaacccccccaaaaccccccccgAAACCCCCCCCGAAACCCCCCCGAAACCCCCCTGAAACCCCCCTGAaaccccgctgtccccgtgcCGTCCCCACACGTCCCCACGTGTCCCCACGATCCCGCAGATCCTGGTGCAGGTGAAGGAGGTGCTGGCCAAGCTGCCCACCCTGGTGGAGACCACCTTGAAGGAGGTGGGTTcctctggctgggctgggggtggggtcggggggggggtgggggggcgtcccccgggggtgtccccgcGCGCCGGCACGGTGACATCGGTGCCACCCGCCGCGCGTCCCCTTGGCAGACAGAGAAGGTGACAGTGTGCGGGGACACCCACGGGCAGTTCTACGACCTGCTGAACATCTTCGAGCTCAACGGGCTCCCCTCCGAGGCCAACCCTTACGTATCCACaccctgggggtccctggggtgggacagggtggtgggggggacactggggacactcggggGGGGTCGTTGTCCTCAGCTGGTGACAGATTTTCAACGGGGACTTCGTGGACCGCGGCTCCTTCTCGGTCGAGGTCATCCTGACGCTCTTCGGCTTCAAGCTGCTCTACCCCGACCACTTCCACCTGCTCCGAGGTAGTCCCAGAGCCTGGGGGGGCGAGGCCTGGGCCCCCCCTGGCTGGGTCTGGGCGGGGtggtgtccccacagctgtCCCCTGTTGTCCCCGTTGTCCCCAATTGTCCCTCAGGGATCACTATCTGGCAGCGCCTGTTGTACGGTATAGGTCACTTTCTGGCAGATCTTGTAAAGGGGGAGGTGATGTcactgtcctgtccctgtccccttgggactggggacatccctgtcccttGGGGTTGGGGACATCCCTGACCCATTTGGGGttggggacatccctgtcccttGGGATTGGGGACATCTCTGACCCATTTGGGGTTGgtgccatccctgtccccttgacattggggacatccctgtcccttgacactggggacatccctgtcccttGGGGTCGGTGCCATCCCTGTCCCTTGGGATtggggacatccctgtgccTTTGCAGTTGGGGACGTCCCTGTCCCTTGGGGttggggacatccctgtcccttgacactggggacatccctgtcccttGGGGTTGGTGCCATCCCTGTCCCTTGGGGTTGGGGACATCCCTGACCCATTTGGGGTCGgtgccatccctgtccccttggggatgtccctgtccccatccccaggacCAGCTCGTGGTGCCACGTCATGGcgctgtgtcccctctgtcccatTGTGGGGCACATCCCGTGTCCCCTGCAGGGTGCAGgaccctgtcctgtgtcacagGGCCACATCCCCTGTCCCCAACccttgtcccctgtccctcctggggCCATTCTCTGTCCCACGTCCCCCATACCCAGAGCCCATCCcacatccctgggagtgtcctgGACTCTGGgggccgtgtccccagccccgggccGTGTCCCCAGGAGTGGCAgttgtccccgtgtcccctcagggAACCACGAGACGGACAACATGAACCAGATCTACGGCTTCGAGGGCGAGGTGAAGGCCAAGTACACGGCGCAGATGTTCGCCCTCTTCAGCGAGGTCTTCGAGTGGCTGCCCCTGGCCCAGTGCATCAACGGCAAAGTGCTGGtgaggggacaccgaggggacattGTCACCTTGTCACCTGGGCTCACCATCTGGCAGCGCCCATTGGCTCCGATGGATCCCTATTTGGCAGCGTGTGGCGGCTCACTATCTGGCAGCCGCATTGATTGTAGTGGAGCCCTTTTTGGCAGCCACCGAAAAATGGGGGTCTTTGacccccccacaccccacaTTCCTGTCCCCTCaggtttggggtgtccctgtcccgttgaggtttggggtgtccctgtgccctcagTTTTGGGGTGTCTCCGTCCCCATtgggtttggggtgtccctgtccccattggggTTGGGGTGTCCCCATCTCCTTGGGTTTTGGGGATCCCTGGAAGGGTTtagggtgtccctgtcccctttggggtttgggggtgtccctgtcacacTTTGGGGGGggttccttccctccccagggTCTTGGGGGTCCCTTGTCCCCATCTCAGTGTCAGGATGGGCGAttgtcccccctgtccctgctgtccctgtgtccccactgtcccctccatccctgctgtcccctcctgtcccctccatccccgctgtccccgtgtccccgctgtcccctccatccctgctgtcccctccgtcccctcctgtcccctcctgtccccgctgtccccccaatgtccccaccACGTGTCCCCACCCAGATCATGCACGGGGGGCTCTTCAGCGAGGACGGGGTGACCCTCGATGACATCCGCAAGATCGAGCGGAACCGGCAGCCCCCGGACTCAggtgggacagggaccccccccgagatgtccccaaggtgtccccaaggcgaggggctgagctgtgacccccctgtgtccccccccagGGCCGATGTGTGACCTGCTCTGGTCCgacccccagccccaggtgagCTGTGACccccccagggatgtcccctgccctgtccccatgacctggaggtgtccccatgtcctggggctgtccccatgtcctgggggtgtccccatgtcctgggggtgtcccctgccctgtccccatgtcctggaggtgtccccatgtcctgggggtgtcccctgccctgtccccatgtcgtggaggtgtccccatgtcctggggctgtccctATGTCCTGGAggtgtcccctgccctgtccctatgtcctggaggtgtccccatgtcctggggctgtccccatgtcctgggggtgtcccctgccctgtccccatgtcctggaggtgtccccatgtcctgggggtgtcccctgccctgtccccatgtcctggtGACATTCTCCATTCTGCCAGtttgtccccgatgtccccaatatccccagtgtccccaatccccaaatGTCCCGAACATCCCCAAtatccccaatgtcccaatgtccccgatgtctccagtgtccccaatgtcccccatgtccccagtgtccccaatgtccctgatgtccccaatgtccccaatgtccccgatgtccctgatgtccccaatgtccccgatgtccccatgtccccagaaCGGCCGGTCGGTCAGCAAGCGGGGGGTCAGCTGCCAGTTTGGCCCCGATGTCACCAAGCGCTTCCTGGAGCGGAACCGCCTGGAGCTCATCATCCGCAGCCACGAGGTCAAGCCCGAGGGCTACGAGGTGGCCCACGATGGCCGCTGTGTCACCGTCTTCTCCGCCCCCAACTACTGGTGAGGGACGGCTCGGGGACGCAGCTGGGGACACCGCTGCTGGCGCTGTGGCCTGGCATTTGTCCCCCACGTTGCCTGGGTTCAGTGTCCCCAAGCGCCCAGTGTGCCCTGACCTGAAATGTCCCCAAGCCCAGTGTCCCCTGAGCCACCTTGTCCCCTCactcctgtccccaggtgtcccctgagcCACATTGGCCACTTGGTCTGGTATCCCCAGGTATCCTTGAGCCACCGTGTCCCCTCAGTCCTGTCCCCAGGAATCCCCTGAGCCACAGTGGCCACTTGgtctgctgtccccaggtgtcccctgagcCACGTTGTGCCCTTGGTTtggtccccagtgtcccctgagCCACCTTGGCCACTTGTtttggtgtccccaagcccccaatgtcccctgacCTGAAATGTCCCTAAGcccggtgtccccagagccacgTTGTCCCCTCAgtcctgtccccaggtgtcccctgagcCACGTTGTCCCCTTGGttttgtccccagtgtcccctgagCCACAATGTCCCCAAGcccggtgtccccagagccacgTTGTCCCCTCAGTCCCATCCCCAAGTGTCCCGTGTACCTCGttgtccccaaatgtccccatccctgggggtcccCAGCCCATGGTGGACCACGGGGGCTGTGCTCtgatgtccccaagtgtccccaaatgtccccaagtgtcccaaatgtccccatccctgggggtcccCAGCCCATGGTGGCCCATGGGGGCTGTGCTCtgatgtccccaagtgtccccaaatgtcccctgCAGTGACCAGATGGGCAACAAGGGCTCCTACATCCACCTGCGGGGCAGCGACCTCCGCCCCGACTTCCACCAGTTCACAGCAGTGGTGAGtctgggggcactgggacccccaaatcccacccagggacccccaaatccaacccggagaccccaaaatccaacccggggacccccaaaatcctgggagCTCCAAAACCttcctggggaccccaaaatccacccagagacccccaaaatccaacctCGAATttatgggggggggggtccccaggggtTATCTGGGGGGAGTTCTTGAGGTCTCATCCTTTTGAGGGGGTCCCCAAGGGTTATGTGGGGGGGTCTTTGGGGTCTCATCCttttgggggggtccccaggggtTATTTGGGGGGGTTCTTTGGGGTCTCATCCATTtgggggggtccccaggggtTATTGGGGGGATCTTGGGGGTCTCATCCttttgggggggtccccaggggtTATTTGGGGGGACTTTTAGGGTGTCTCATCCTTTTGGGGGCAGTCCCCAGGGAttatttgggggggggtcttGGGGGGTCTCATCCTTTTGGGGGGATCCCCAGGGGTTATTTTTGGGGGGATCTTGGGGGGTCTCATCCTTtcgggggggtcccaggggttATTGGGGGGTCTCTTTGGGGTCTCATCCTTTCGTGGGGGGGGTCACCTTTTGCGTGTCACCTTTCTGGGGTGGCCTCAGGAGCTTTTTTGGGGTGCTCAGGCTCTGTCCGGGCTGTcaatttggggtgggggggatccccccagacccccccagaccccccctgagccccccctttttccctccacccccccccccagcctcACCCCAACGTCAAGCCCATGATGTACGCGAAcaccctcctgcagctgggcatGATGTGACCCCCCCCCGCGGGGGTCCCCACGACCCCCCCGCACCCCAAAAAACGACCCccacgccccccccccccaagcaCCCCCCCAGGGGGGTTTTAATATATTGGAAGATTGTATTtattcccctccccccccccctccccagtgctcccagtgctcccagtttggggcaggaggggctggggcgGCACCtcccggggtggggggtggggtgggggtgggggggttcAGGGGGGAGATCCTggaaattggggggggggggtttcccctctgctggcactgcccctccccctcctcccccccccccccaaaaaaaaacaaaatgagcAATAGGTGcgaggaggaaaggaggggggaggggagagggggggggTCCCGTGCCGCCcctccccctcctttcccccccaccccctccccgcccccccccgccGT
The sequence above is a segment of the Vidua macroura isolate BioBank_ID:100142 unplaced genomic scaffold, ASM2450914v1 whyUn_scaffold_291, whole genome shotgun sequence genome. Coding sequences within it:
- the PPP5C gene encoding serine/threonine-protein phosphatase 5 isoform X2, whose product is MAEGERAGSGGGAGPGRPPSPSDLERAEELKARANEFFKGKDYENAVKLYSSAIELNPSNAIYYGNRSLAYLRTECYGYALADATRALQLDAKYVKGYYRRAASNMALGKFKAALRDYEMVVKVRPNDKDAQLKYQECHRIVKQKAFERAIASDEHKRSVVDSLDIESMTIEDEYSGPKLEDGKVTLAFMKDLMQWYKDQKKLHRKCAYQILVQVKEVLAKLPTLVETTLKETEKVTVCGDTHGQFYDLLNIFELNGLPSEANPYIFNGDFVDRGSFSVEVILTLFGFKLLYPDHFHLLRGNHETDNMNQIYGFEGEVKAKYTAQMFALFSEVFEWLPLAQCINGKVLIMHGGLFSEDGVTLDDIRKIERNRQPPDSGPMCDLLWSDPQPQNGRSVSKRGVSCQFGPDVTKRFLERNRLELIIRSHEVKPEGYEVAHDGRCVTVFSAPNYCDQMGNKGSYIHLRGSDLRPDFHQFTAVPHPNVKPMMYANTLLQLGMM
- the PPP5C gene encoding serine/threonine-protein phosphatase 5 isoform X1, which codes for MALGKFKAALRDYEMVVKVRPNDKDAQLKYQECHRIVKQKAFERAIASDEHKRSVVDSLDIESMTIEDEYSGPKLEDGKVTLAFMKDLMQWYKDQKKLHRKCAYQILVQVKEVLAKLPTLVETTLKETEKVTVCGDTHGQFYDLLNIFELNGLPSEANPYIFNGDFVDRGSFSVEVILTLFGFKLLYPDHFHLLRGNHETDNMNQIYGFEGEVKAKYTAQMFALFSEVFEWLPLAQCINGKVLIMHGGLFSEDGVTLDDIRKIERNRQPPDSGPMCDLLWSDPQPQNGRSVSKRGVSCQFGPDVTKRFLERNRLELIIRSHEVKPEGYEVAHDGRCVTVFSAPNYCDQMGNKGSYIHLRGSDLRPDFHQFTAVPHPNVKPMMYANTLLQLGMM